In a genomic window of Erinaceus europaeus chromosome 12, mEriEur2.1, whole genome shotgun sequence:
- the KRT40 gene encoding keratin, type I cytoskeletal 40 yields MTSDCSPSCCPSDCPSAPDCASASTCCVETTCLPSNCVTSRCETPTFFSRTCLATGYLAPCYFTGSCNVSGLAGNCAWCEDRAFNSNEKETMQFLNDRLANYLEKVRGLEEVNAELERRIQEQCEDDIPLVGPDYQCYFDTIEELQQKILCTKAESCRLAVQLDNCKLAADDFRSRYESELSLRQLLEADISGLHGILGELTLCRSDLEAHVESLKEDLLCLKKNHEEEVNLLREQLGDRLSVELDTAPTMDLSRVLEEMRSQYESVLANNRRDAEEWFAVQTEELNQQQLSSAEQLQGCQTEILELKRTAEALEIELQAQQSLTESLECTVAETEAQYSTELAQMQCLIDNVETQLAEIRCDLERQNQEYKVLLDTKARLESEISTYQGLLESEDHRLPCDLCSTVTSSSTCEPCSEFIICTVENCCP; encoded by the exons ATGACCTCTGACTGTTCTCCCTCGTGCTGCCCTTCTGATTGTCCCAGTGCTCCTGACTGTGCATCTGCTTCAACCTGCTGTGTGGAAACCACTTGTCTGCCCAGCAACTGTGTTACATCCAGATGTGAGACGCCTACCTTCTTCTCTAGGACTTGCCTGGCAACTGGGTACCTGGCCCCATGCTACTTTACTGGGAGTTGTAATGTCTCAGGCTTAGCAGGGAATTGTGCTTGGTGTGAGGATAGAGCGTTTAACAGCAATGAGAAAGAGACGATGCAGTTCCTGAATGACAGACTTGCCAACTACCTGGAGAAGGTGCGGGGCTTAGAGGAGGTGAATGCAGAGCTGGAAAGAAGGATCCAAGAACAGTGTGAAGATGACATCCCACTGGTGGGCCCCGATTATCAGTGTTACTTTGACACCATTGAAGAGCTCCAACAAAAG ATCTTGTGCACAAAGGCAGAGAGTTGCAGACTGGCAGTACAGCTAGACAACTGCAAACTGGCTGCTGATGATTTCAGGTCAAG GTACGAATCTGAACTATCTCTTCGCCAACTACTGGAGGCTGACATCAGCGGCCTGCATGGTATCCTGGGTGAGCTGACCCTGTGCAGATCTGACCTGGAGGCCCATGTGGAGTCTCTAAAGGAAGATCTCCTTTGCCTTAAGAAAAACCATGAAGAG GAGGTCAACTTGCTTCGGGAACAGCTTGGTGATCGACTGAGTGTGGAGCTGGACACTGCCCCCACCATGGACCTCAGCAGGGTTCTGGAAGAGATGCGTAGTCAGTATGAGTCTGTGCTCGCCAACAACCGCAGAGACGCGGAAGAATGGTTCGCTGTTCAG ACAGAGGAGCTGAATCAGCAGCAACTTTCCAGTGCAGAGCAATTGCAGGGCTGCCAGACAGAGATCTTGGAACTGAAACGTACAGCCGAGGCTCTGGAAATTGAACTCCAAGCACAGCAAAGCCTG ACTGAGTCTCTGGAATGCACAGTggcagaaactgaggctcagtatAGCACAGAGCTGGCCCAGATGCAGTGCCTGATCGACAATGTGGAGACACAACTAGCTGAGATTCGCTGTGACCTGGAGCGGCAGAACCAGGAGTACAAGGTGCTGTTGGATACAAAGGCTCGGCTGGAGTCAGAGATCAGTACATACCAGGGCCTGCTGGAGAGTGAGGACCACAG acttccCTGTGATCTGTGCTCTACAGTCACATCAAGCAGCACTTGTGAACCATGCTCAGAATTTATCATTTGCACAGTCGAGAACTGCTGTCCGTAA